The sequence below is a genomic window from Lolium perenne isolate Kyuss_39 chromosome 7, Kyuss_2.0, whole genome shotgun sequence.
tattttttggtctggcggcttgtattgcatttctgcccaatcaactaggaaatcagccaaaacttgcgattttatggcatcccttctctcatacaccggtacgtatggtgatatctggatcgcccactttgcaatcctaccgcttgcatctttgttgcacatgatgtcggaaatgggtgcctcactcaccactttcatggggtgctcctcaaagtaatgcttaagctttgtggcggccatgaacacgccataagtcattttctggaaatgcgggtagttttgctttgagagggagagcacctcgctcaggtagtataccggcctctgcacgatttttccttcctcttctctttcaactacaaccaccacactcacaacccggtttgttgctgctatgtacaacaacataggctctctttctagaggtgaagccaatataggcgatgtggccagcattgtttttagctctttgaacgctgcgtctgcctgaggggtccagacaaaagtattggattttttcatcaaagcatagagcggcagagccttttctcccaacctgcttatgaaccggcttagcgatgccaagcttccggtaaacttttgcacgtccttgagatctcgcggtatagtcattctttcgattgctcggaattttaccggattaacctcaatgccccggcttgatacgagaaagccaagcagtttgccggcggggacaccgaaggtgcattttgccggattgagtttcatccgaaaccttctcaagttatcaaatgtttgccggagatcatcgatcaaagtttcttttaccttagtttttactacgacatcgtccacataaacttgcacatttttccaatttgatcaaacaagcatttttgcatacagcgctggtacgttgcaccagcgttgcgcaaaccgaaaggcatagtgacatagcaataagccccgtgcggggtaatgaacgcaatttttatttgatcttcctttttcaagggaatctggtggaagccggaataagcatccaagaaagacaacaattcacacccaccagtggaatcaatcacttgatcgatccggggtaaggggaaaggatctttcgggcaagctttgttcaggttggtgtagtcgatgcacatgcgccacacctttggagcttttgcttcaaggttctcttctttcttcttttcgactagcaccggattggctagccactcggtatgcagcacttccacgatgaaaccggcaaccaacaactttgcCAACGGTCTGCGGGTGATGGGCAGTGCTAAAAGATAAATTGGTTCCCAAGGTTTCATGAAAGCTCTTCCAAAATCTCGACGTAAACTGTGTGCCACGGTCGGAAACTATCCTCTTAGGAACTCCATGAAGACTCACTATTCGGGACATGTAGAGATCAGCCAACTTGGTTCCGTGGTAACTGactttgacggggatgaaatgtgaaACCTTGGTAAGCCGATCGACAATAACCCAGATGGAGTCGTAACCACGATGGGATTTAGGAAGTCCAGTAATGAAATCCATCCCAacttcttcccatttccattcagggaCTTTGAGGGGTTGGAGTAGTCCAGCTAGtcgctgatgttcagccttcacttccTGGCACACGTCGCAGCGAGCAATGAAAAaggctatctctcgcttcataccGTGCAACCATAATTGtttcttcaggtcttggtacatcttggttcctccggggtggattgagtagggGGTGTCGTGGGCTTCCTTCATGATGAGTTGCTTCAGGTCTTCAACATTAGGTACACAGAGACGTCCGTTGCACCACAAAACTCCTTTGGCATCAATTTCAAAACCAGGAACTTCCTCCCTATCCATTCTACGCTTGATTCCGTCAATACTCTCATGACCCACTTGAGCTTCTTTGATTTGATCGAATAAAGTAGGCTTCAACTCAAGATTGGCCAGAAAACCAGGGCTAACGAGCTCGAGGCCGAACTCCTCAAGTTCTTCATACAGCTTGGGTTGAGCAACCTTGATGAGGGCATTCAACGAACAGGGCTCTCGACTAAGGGCATCAGCTACGACATTGGCTTTACCGGGATGATAATGAATACCGAGATCGTAGTCCTTGATAAGTTCCATCCATCtgctctgcctcatattcagcttccactgagtgaagatgtacttcagactcttgtggtcggtgtaGATTTCACAGCGATTTCCCACTAGATAGTGGCGCCAGGTTTTCAGGGCGTGAACTACAGCAACAAGCTCTAGGTCATGCGTGGGGTAATTCATTTCGTGCGGTCGAAGTTTTCTTGACAAATAAGcgatcaccttgccttcttgcatcaacacacttcCCAAACCAAGCTTCGATGCATCACAGTAGACATCAGAATCTTTGGTGATATCGAGCATGGTCAAGACGGGGGCTGTGACTAACCTCTTCTTGAGTTCCTGAAAACTAGCCTCACATTTGTTGGTCCATTgaaacttcttatccttcttcaaaAGCTGCGTTAAGGGTCTCGCAATGCTAGAGAATCCCTCAACGAACTTACGATAATAACCCGCCAATCCTAAAAAGGCGCGGCCTTCGGTCTGGTTGGTAGGGGCTTTCTTCTCTAAGATGGACTGAATTTTGGAGGGGTCGACGGACACTCCGCCGGATGATATGACATGGCCTAGGAATCCTACCTCTTTCAGCCAAAATTCACATTTACTAAACTTGGCATAAAGCTGATGGTCTCTGAGAGTTCCCAAAACAATCCGCAGATGTTCAGCATGCACTTCTTCAttcttggagtagatcagaatatcatcgatgaaaaccacgacaaacttgtcgaggtacttcatgaacaccttgttcatgagattcatgaaataggcaggggcattggtcagtccgaaGGACATCACGGTATATTCAAATAGGCCATACcgtgtggtgaaggcagtcttgggaatgtccgactctcgaaccttgagttgatgataaccagttcggagatctatcttagagaaaactcgggctccattcatctagtcaaacaaatcttcaatcttcgggagggggtatttgttcttgatggtgacatcattcAGTTTCCGGTAATCCACGCACAGGCGGATGGTACCGTCCCGCTTATCCACAAAGATAACGGGAGATCCCCAGGGTGATGCGCTAGGACGAATCAAACCTTTCCTCAACATATCATCCAACTGCTTCCTCAACTCAACTAATTCTTGAGGGTTCATCCGGTAGGGTCGCTGAGCGATGGGAGCAGTTCCGGGAActagctcgatgataaactcgatatcccgatcagcGGGCATACCGGGTAGCTCATCGGGAAAAACCTCAGGATACTCACAAGCTATAGGTACTTCATGCAAGGCTGGACTAGCAACACCCTTCTTGCATAGGGCCTTCGATGATGGCATGGTGGCTACATGTTCAACTATCTCGCCATCTTCagcagtcatggttatggctcggCGAGCACAGTCTATATGACCCTTATACTTGACCATCCAGTCCATACCTAAGATAACTTCCAGACCGTGCTCACCCAACACTATCAGATTTGCGTGAAAACGCTTCCCCTGAATATCTATAGGAACTTCTTTGCAAGAACTCTGGGTTTTGCTAGTGGATCCAGGGATTTGTACGAGCATAGGTTGCTTCAAGGGGGTGGGGGTTAAACCTCCTTTTCTCACAAATGGCTTGGTAACGAAAGAATGCgaggctccggaatcaaacataaCAGTTGAGGGTACCGAGTTGACAAGGAATGTACCCAGAACAATATCCggagcttcctgagcttcttcagcGTTGACATGATTCAGGTGTCCTCTAGGTGGTCCAGCGGGCTTCATATGGTTTTGGTTCCTGCCAGAAGCAGTGCGAGATTGTTCCTGATTTGTCTTGGGCGCATTGGGGCGCTGTCCGGTAGTCACTTTGTTGGGGCACTCGTTAGAGTAATGATCCGGTTGTCCGCAGGCGTAGCATCCATTGGGGGGTTTTGCGGACAGTGTGGTTCTGGCGGTTGTAGTTGGGATTTTGGTTGAGGCTGTTGGGACGTGGTGCAGGGGGAGGGATCCACAGTTGCTGGGGCGCCGGCATAGGTGGGGGCAGACTGCGGGGTTGCTGAGTGCTAGAGTTGACTTGCAGCATCATTGCCTTGCGCTTGCGATTCTCAAATGCATTCTTGCGCTTGCTCTCAACCATGATGGAAGCATCCACTAGAGACTCAAGGTCGGGATATGGGACAGCTACCAAGATACTTTGCAGCTCATCGTGCAGACCGTTCAGAAAGtggtccttcttcttctcttcggtGTTGGTATCTTCAGGAGCATACCTAGACAGGGTGGTGAATTTTTCTAGGTAATCCACCACAGACATACTTCCTTGCCTCAGGTTCATGAACTTGTCCTTCATGAGCTTGATCAGACCAGATGGAATATGGGTCTTGCGGAACTTGGCCTTGAATTCTTCCCAGTCGATGACGTGTCCTTCAACTTGCATGGCTTTGACATTCTCCCACcaagcacgtgcaggtccagaaagaaagtgactggcgaacaacaccttctcatcAATGCCGACTCCAGCAACCTCCAGGTTGTTCTCAatggtgcgaagccaatcatcggcgtcgaggggttcagtGCACTTGGAGAAGACGGGAGGGTTGGTGCTCTGGAAATCTTTCAGCTTAGAGCGGGGGTCTCCATTTCCGTTGCCGCCATTGTTGTTGTTGGCGTTTCCGGTAGCAAGCTGAGCGAGGTGCTGAAGGGTAGCAAGGTTAGCTTGGCGCTCCGCACGGGCTGCCTCACGGTCTTCCATCATAAGGCGCAGAAGTTGCGCCATGGTTGGGTCAGGAGGTGGAGGTGGGTTTTGGTCGGATCCGCTGGTGCTTCCTCTACGGGTGTCACCCATCCTGAAGAATGGTGGATTCAGATATTAATGGGAAAACAAGGATATGGGCAGCCACTTAAAAGGGGAGGGTTTGGTAAAACAAAAGTTTTTAAAACGGAATTAAACAATGCAAAAGTAGGCGAAAACGAAAACATATCATAGCAGGGGTGCCGATGGCACAAATTAGCATCACACAACAATCACATACAACCAATCAAGCTCACACACTTCGAAACCTATAAACAACTATGTGAATTACGCGTGGTACTCGTACCAAGGGACACCTAATATATGAGAGTATCCTATCCGAATCAACTGAGCTTGTCAGGTCTTCAATACCTCGAGTCCGGATGTCTGAGTTGGGGAACATCGCCAAATATACAGGTTTGGAAGAGGATGAGATAGTAGAATAAGAACTTTCAAAGTCACAAGAAATCAGAGGGGTGAGAATTAGAAGTTTTTGAAAAGggtaagaaagatagaagaaagCTTCTAGTATTTAGGAAAATAAGTTTAGTAAATAGTTTTACCAAAGTAGTATTTTCCTAACTAacgcccatgctaactaaggtctcctatagtcaggatggctctgataccagctctgtggtgccccggacttaccagtccgaaactcctgttatgcatacaatttcacgatcccaagatcactccatcgtgaatacataaccgaactgataccagattacaACATCCATTGCCGTACCAAATTACAAGTATTACGTAAGTACAACATCGGCCATCAATGCCGTAATTCAACAAACAGCAGCGGAAACAACTTGACTTCAAACAACGGTGGAACCCAtgtcaggcctttaccctacagggggctgactgggagagcgtcctagttcgcgtcttcggTGTCGTACTCCTCTTCTTCAAAGTAatcctcttcaaagtctggccaagtaaatagccaggacaacaatgccaatgagtacttttgaatgtactcgcaaaccaccttagagagaattaAAGGATATacaatatggcagtagcaaggaacaggcactaaactagggcgacaaggaACGGGAGGTAGTTCCTCTCGAGAATATGACATCTGTATATACCTTTGTTGAAAACCTTTTTGAAAACAAGTTTatttgaagactaataggtaaggaggACCCATTTTCATTTCCGGTCATCGGAGTGACCAAAACACTTTCatctttccaccgtacctcccaggtacatctCCACCAGTCCCACTAGTATCTttccgtacctcccaggtacgtttccaaaacttttttttttgaaaaacacttttgtaaaacaaaactttCCTTTAATGCCAAGCAACAGCCTTTcccatgtccataaccgcggacacggctattcggatagttttacactctgcagaggttgcacactttccccacaagatccgaatactcatcatgtgggcatcatccctgcataataacatatgccacgacaattACCCGAccgtagtttttcgcctgctcgccttagcctaagacatgccgaatgagttgtacctcccaacaccagagtccgagggctGTCCAGGAGTAGCAAGGTCCCCAGCAcactcgaccctccggaatgccatccaaccacttaggcatatttcaatgggagctcatgcgttgtaccccgcgtacctgaaaaggtaaatgggttgcgtcccttctcatgggaagaaccccggtcgaagcgtccatggtcggactgccactacacttgcaggacccaaactaaggtgagacaaactactacgctacgccccgtcccactaaagggtaatgtggttgtactggctaggtccggttagGTACTCAGTCACCAAAGTTTTTGAAAACAATTTTCTCCACTTGCCTCCAACAACTTTTCTTCCCAAAAACCTTTTACTTTTCAtaaactcacacttgggcagggctatcccattccaaggttttcgaaacacATCTTTTCTTGAAAACATTTTCACAAACCTTTTTAAAGAGGGCTACCAACCTATAGTCCGACTTTTGTTTGAAAAGCGGCGACAAGAATGATAAGGTTTTAAGCACCATATCTCTAGCAAGTGTTGGATCAGTAGGTGTCACGAGGGCTGCACCCATAAGGGTGGAATCATAAAACTTCGAGTGGTGGAAccactcacataaataaataaaagacaTGCAATTTAACAAAACCTgtgataatgcaagagtaagataATTAGGGTGAgacatgcatcaagaggtggcttgccttgatcagcaaagtgTCCCTGGCCTTCTTCCTCAAATCCTCCAATTTCACCTCCTCCTTTATTTCCGGCGGcgttcgaatctagcgtcgcaaaataaaaagaaacaagcaacACACCAAATCAACAAACCATTCCACTGTATCTAAATGTTCACAATAACAAGCTACTGGAAGTGGTTTCACTAATTTAGGGTTTTTAAAACAaaagttatgatttttacaaatccagaaatgacttaggaaccatttaaatgatctaaatctttctgtgagtcacaaaaatgcatgcagcatacctactgaAAGCTAACAACATTTAGAACACACTTGCACAATAATCACATACAAATCAATTTTTAAATAATTTAGAAAATTTAAACAACACAGTAACCAGAGCACACAAATAGTTAGGCACACCAGTATCAGAGCATTACCAAACAAAACAAATCATACCCCTGGATAGGTAATGTTAAATTTGATCTAACCCCACTGGTTTGgcatttttctgatttgtaaaATATTTTACAAAAATCAGATAGTAAAAGGATATACTGTTTCAGTAATAAAATCCTCAGAACTAAACTACCATTCTGaaaaatatttcctttggcaAAAAATTACCCTATTGCTATATATACTGTAAGCACTTGGATTTACTTCAAAAACATTTGTAGTTTTCAAACTAAAAAAACATTTAATGGATCTTTGGACAGATCTAGTTTTATAAACTATTCAAAATATAGAAAGCTCCTGCAAGTGATACCTGTGCCAAAATAAAGATAATTACTTCTCCTACTCTACAAAATTGATTTCACACAAAAAGAGTTCACCAAGTTCACACGATAATTAAAATACTCTAACAGCAACATTTCAGTAGAGAAATTATAAGCACAAAACTAAAGTATAAAAACACATGCATGCAATACAGGGTGGTTAGGAATTTGTTTAGGAGTATGAAGAAATTTTAATCGGGTCGTTTGGATCTCTGAGTAATTTTTAAACAATTTAAACCTAATCTTAATATAGCAGCAGAAGTAATCTCTCAGAAAAAGGAAGTAAAGGGGATCAGGCCGATTCGGCCAGATCTGGGCCGCACAGCACCAGACCGGCCCGCTGCCACCACAGGCGTGCGCGGGAGACAGCAGCCTCAAACAGCCTGGGCGGGGCCCGCCGGTTGCTGGCCATGCATGCAAACGAGCATGCATGCGCGCAGCGATGGCTCCCGACGCGCTCGCCTGCGTCGACCAGGAACTGGAAGCGCCGCCGCATTTggccagggaaaggggggctcACTGATGATTTCTTGGAGGCGAAGGTGAGGGCGTGTAGCTACTGGGCGCAGACGAGGTCCCGCCGCGACGCGTGAAAGCAACCACACAGGCGAGGTTGGCGGGGACGTATGCGACCGGGGCGAGGCGACGGCGAACGTGGCGACGGCGGCTCCTACGGGCACTCCGCAGCGAGGCCTGGAACGGCGGTGGCGAGGAGGCGCTGCAGAGGTTCCATCTCCGGTGGAGACGGCTTCAGACGGCGGCGCAGACGGGCTCACCGGCGACGGAGATGAACGGAAACACGGCTCCCAGGCAACCTAGACCAAAAGCTTCGACGCGTTAGAATCAGAAAGGATAGGCGTGTTGAGAGGAACTGAGAGTGAGGGAGAGGGAGGTGCAGCACGTCGGCACCCTGCACCGGAGTGTCGCAGACGTCGAGCACGGGATCGAGCAGCCGGGATGGGGATGGGCTCTCTCCGTTCAGGAGGGAtccgaggaggggttgaggtgtcTGGTGGCGAGAGTGGGGTTCTGGAGATGGTCTGGGGCCTTATATCTGTGGCGACATGTCCACGGTGTGCCAAGTGCACGTACCGGCATGGAGAAGGCGTGGCGGCTCGTCATTGGGAAGGATGGGCGGTGTTGCTGCATTCTGGCGGTGGTGCAGAGGTTTTGGAGGGACGCAGCTGTCGGTGGCGCGAGGAAAAAGGATGGGAAGGAGAGGTCACGTCCGTCTGCGAGTGTTCGACAGAATGCCAGCGGACGGCAAGGTCGCGTGCGTGCAGAGTGAGGGGAGAGGTCGGCGGGGCATTTGTCTCTAAGGTGCGTGAGCACGCtgccgtgccggccccttcgtcCAAGTCCACCAGCGCGAGTGTGTGAGGTGGCCACCGTGGCCGTGGCCGTGCGGACGTGCACGGTGACCACAGGTGGTCGCCGCGGCGTGTCAGTGATGGTGAGTGAGGGTAGGGGCACCTGGTGGGTTCAGGAAGAGAGGGAGAGGTGCAGGAAATCCGTCGAGGGACGCTGGACCCGTGTGCAAAAGTAGTAGAAAAGCAAGGAGATGCACAGGCCATTCCCGTGTGTGTGTCCAAAGGGAGGAGGAGACAAGTGAGGGAGCTAGGTAGGGTAGGAGGAGGGCAGTGAGGAGGTGCAGGACGTGCATGTGTCCAGGGCTTGTCCTGGCCTGGGTGGAGGCATGCACTTCGGCTGCATGTGCTCACCAAGCTCCGGCCTTCCTCTCTCACTTTCTCTCTTACTCACATGATTGGAAAAAAAATCATATGCATGCACACATGCCAGCCCAGCCACTCTCTCTTCTCTTCACTTTCTTCCCTTCTCGTGGCATGGAAGGGCCATGCACACATGTGAATATGAGTGTAAGGTTTGTGGTGCATGAGACAAAAAGAAATACATGTAAAAGAAAAAGGAGAGAGAAAATAAggaagggtttaagggaatggtctaAATGACCATTtcttgatttgagcacctttttGGAATTTTGGCAAGACCACCCACATGTGACAAGAGTCAAGGCAAGGAAAATTTTGGAAAGAGTTTATTAGCACAATAcaaggaaaaataaaaataaaagattttTGAGAAGGGAGGATAAAGATTTGGTGGAGGGAATTTGGATGAATTCATGATCATAGAAGATCATGATCGCATGTAAGGCAGATCACATGATCTTAGGGTTTTGCAAGGGTCTCTTAATTGAATTCCAAAGAAAATAAGAAAAGGATCAATGCaaaagggttttagggttttagtgaGAAAAGGGATTTTAATCTCACAAGTCAAATAAAAAAGGGCGTGAATTGCTCCAAAGGTTTTGGCAAGGTTTAATTACATAAAAACCAGAAATTAATAGGTTGGCACATGTGAAAAGGGTTTTTGGGTTTCTGGATTTACACACAAGTGACAAATTTCACAAGCACTACTACACACTTACCCTAGATTCAAATGCAAGATCAATCATGCATGCAAGATTTGAAAgacagaaaaagtttttgttggccctaaATTTTGCATTCCAAATTTTTAAACCAAAGTgaaaagttgggttgttacacaaggtccatggcgccgtcttcatggttgtccaccacttATAGCAACTATtataactactttgaaataaaactACTACATGATGAAATGATatgaaattaaagacaaccataaggcttctgccggttgccacaatacaataaggatcatctcatacataaaatataatcacaatcacatcatggccatatcacatcacaaacccctgcaaaaacaagttatacACCTCTAATTTTGTTTGAATATTTTACGTGGCTTGGGGTTTTCAAGTAAGAtccgatctacctacgaacaagaaccacaatgctgatacaagtgttgtcaagtgcagattgtaaattggatcttgaaaacggtgagagagacagacacctgcaaagccacttatgcaatacaagttgcatgtcgagcgtggagcaagtatcatgaacgtggtcatgtaaggttagcctgggccgcttcatcccaccatgccgcaagatgcaaattaAATACATGATAAGCAAacaacaacaaaagcatcaacgcccacaaaacaactgTTTTCTACTCGTACAACCAATCTatacatagacacggctctgataccactgtagggattcgtagcatagaaaacaaaatatttcctaccgcaagaacgaataacaagccaagatctaatcta
It includes:
- the LOC139833817 gene encoding uncharacterized protein, giving the protein MAQLLRLMMEDREAARAERQANLATLQHLAQLATGNANNNNGGNGNGDPRSKLKDFQSTNPPVFSKCTEPLDADDWLRTIENNLEVAGVGIDEKNVKAMQVEGHVIDWEEFKAKFRKTHIPSGLIKLMKDKFMNLRQGSMSVVDYLEKFTTLSRYAPEDTNTEEKKKDHFLNGLHDELQSILVAVPYPDLESLVDASIMVESKRKNAFENRKRKAMMLQVNSSTQQPRSLPPPMPAPQQLWIPPPAPRPNSLNQNPNYNRQNHTVRKTPQWMLRLRTTGSLL